TTATCATTTAATTTTCTATTAAGTATTTATAAGGAATAATTTATTACATAAACATTCCATTTCTCCATTGTATTTCACTAAAAACATTAGGAAGTTCTATTTCTAAATATTCTCCAATATTATTAGCAATTATTTGTATTTCTTTTTCTGCATGATTATCGCATCTAACATTAAGAAAAGCTAACCAACTACGTAATGTACCATTAGCAGACATTGTAGTAGTTAAACATCCTGGAAGTAAATGTCTAGCACATTCTTTAGCTACACCATTAGAAGTAAGTTCTAAATATAAACTTTGTACTTTATTTAAAAAATCTTTTATTGCATCAGAAGCTAATATATTATAAGAATTATCTATTATCCAGTTCATATTTATAGTAGGATTAAATATATCGGTACTACTTTGTCTATTAGTAGGATGTTCTTTTCTAAGTTCAATATCTTCAAATTTAATTCTATTTGAATATCTAGTAGAATGTTCTTGAAATTTAATTGATTGATGTCTTAGTATTTGTCTTCCTATATCTCTACTTGTTTCAATTTCAAATGTAAAATTAATCATATCTAATGGACTCCAATGAGCACTATCCATTAGATATTTTACTAATTTACCTTCATCCTCTTTAATAATACCATGTCTAGCAATTGCAGAAATAATTTGTTCTGAATTTAATTCAGAATATTTTCCTATCCCCACAGTTTTTGTTATAAGTTGTACATTCATTATAATTTTTTAAATTCTATTAATAATTCTTCTTTCCTTAACATTAAATCTTCTGTGCACTTAATTAAAAACTCCTCATAATGTTTAACGAAATTATCATACTTAAAAGCTATAGCATCTTTACTACCAGTTCTCGCTACTTCATGTTGATATAAGTCTAATTTTCCAAAAACATTTCCATGATGGTCACTAGTATGTAGCCAAACTGTACTTTTTGAAGGATTAAATTTATTAATATACTCATCTATAATCTTTATATTTTGTTTAATTTTTGTAGCTCTTTTAAATGTATTTGCTTCCATTATTTTAAATAATTTTATTTAATGTTATACTCCAAATATCATAATTGATAATTTATCAACTATAAACATAGCGAATAGAATTATAATTACTATTGAAAATATAAATAGTATAAATGCTGGATATTGTTTAGCGTAATCTTGTGTAGTATTATATTTTTTTCCTGATGCTTTCATCAGCAAACCAGATATTATTAAAATTGCTATCCCAGTTATTATTTCCATAATTTAAAAATTTTTCTTGTTAATCATAGTTTGGTTCATTATTAATTATTAATCCACATTTTATACATTTATAGTTAATCCATTTAATATTCTTAAATATACCTGTATCATCTATTTTTAACTTATTTGAACCACATGTAGAACAATATTCTTCTTTTTCATTCCAAGGTGCAGAACTGTCGAATTCTGCACCTAATGGTAAATTACTCATTTTTATTTTTAATTATTTCAATTGCTTTTAAGATTGCTACTTCTCTTGCTTGATATAAAGTATAATATATACCACAACCGTCTCCTTTATTAGTATTATTATAATTATTATGAATATAAAATCCATATCCATTTGCAAGTAAAGCTAATGTAATAAATATATTATATTTATTATCAAGCCAATCAATAGCTTGCTGCCAAAGTGGTGCTGCACATTGATCTTCATGTAACCACTTTTCTGAATTGCTTATAAATCCAATATCAAATGAATATACCATTATTTTAGGATTATACCATCCAAAACACTTTTCATCAAATCCTAATTCTTTAAGAGCTAACGCTATTTCATAAGTACAAAATTGTTTTTTCATTACTTTATAATATTTAAAATTCCATATCTATCTTTGAGTACTCTTATTTGATCATTACCTCTGAAAGTGATTAATTCAGCTTTATCTCTTTGTTCTTTATTCATACTGCTATTTTTGAAATCATATATATTTATATCTTTTACTGGTAAATCTTTTTTAGATTCTCCTAAATCATCACGTACTAATATAATTTCTTTCATAATAAAATTGAGGTTATTTCCAATATTTTCATTGGTTTATCATTACTTTCATATCTCCAAATAGACCAATAATCTAAACTAACCCATAGTAATCCATGATATGTTAATGTTGTTTCTTTTTTCTTATTACTATATGTTATTGTATAATCACTTAATATTAGTATTAGAGATATTAGTACTAGTATTATCATTTAATCAATAAGATTTAATGCTTGTCTTAAATTACTACCAAGAATGTTAATGTCATTTTCCATTTTACTTGTAATATCATCAAATATTCCGATTAAATCTGGATGTTCTATATTTTCTG
This Candidatus Woesearchaeota archaeon DNA region includes the following protein-coding sequences:
- the thyX gene encoding FAD-dependent thymidylate synthase, producing MNVQLITKTVGIGKYSELNSEQIISAIARHGIIKEDEGKLVKYLMDSAHWSPLDMINFTFEIETSRDIGRQILRHQSIKFQEHSTRYSNRIKFEDIELRKEHPTNRQSSTDIFNPTINMNWIIDNSYNILASDAIKDFLNKVQSLYLELTSNGVAKECARHLLPGCLTTTMSANGTLRSWLAFLNVRCDNHAEKEIQIIANNIGEYLEIELPNVFSEIQWRNGMFM